In Stutzerimonas stutzeri, a genomic segment contains:
- a CDS encoding metal ABC transporter ATP-binding protein, with amino-acid sequence MIVCDGLQWGAGGIALTPPLDLKLEAGSLTAVIGSNGSGKSSLLKVMAGLDRPLAGRIEVGVPLLGGISYLPQQQQVDRQFPIRLAELVSAGFWRSSLGRNERQKRLHQALADWGLLDLQTQGLHALSGGELQRALLARLSLTDAPVLLLDEPEAALDDVGLRLLWQHIERWRQQGKTLMLVSHNLVGLSLKRCDALRVARSGCVFAPIGQFMADRHRLGQVA; translated from the coding sequence ATGATTGTGTGTGATGGCTTGCAATGGGGCGCCGGTGGGATTGCGCTTACGCCGCCGCTCGACTTGAAGCTTGAAGCCGGCAGCCTGACGGCTGTCATCGGCAGCAACGGCTCGGGTAAGAGCAGCCTGCTGAAGGTAATGGCCGGGTTGGACCGACCGCTGGCGGGCCGTATCGAGGTGGGCGTTCCACTGCTGGGCGGGATTTCCTATCTGCCGCAACAGCAGCAGGTGGACCGGCAATTCCCAATCCGTCTGGCCGAGCTGGTCAGTGCCGGTTTCTGGCGCAGCAGCCTCGGACGTAACGAACGGCAGAAACGCTTGCATCAGGCGTTGGCGGATTGGGGCCTGCTCGATCTACAAACGCAAGGGCTGCATGCCCTTTCCGGCGGCGAGTTGCAGCGCGCCTTGCTGGCTCGGTTGAGCCTGACCGATGCGCCGGTGCTGTTGCTCGACGAGCCCGAGGCGGCGCTGGACGACGTGGGGCTGCGTTTGCTCTGGCAGCACATCGAGCGCTGGCGGCAGCAGGGCAAAACGTTGATGTTGGTCAGCCACAACCTCGTCGGGTTGAGCCTGAAGCGTTGCGACGCCCTGAGGGTAGCCCGCAGCGGTTGCGTCTTTGCCCCGATCGGTCAGTTCATGGCCGACCGGCATCGGCTTGGGCAGGTTGCGTGA
- a CDS encoding GntR family transcriptional regulator has translation MNEQLQPLKKPTRSGKARTGTQDDIVYAHIFDAILEQRLAPGTKLSEEALGEIFGVSRTIIRRALSRLAHEGVVLLRPNRGAVVASPSVEEARQIFFARRMVERAITELAVQHASSEQLSELRKMVADEQDCFARGDRGAGIRLSGEFHLKLAEAAKNAPLVSFQRSLVSQTSLIIAQYESGNRSHCSFDEHNQLIDAIAARDSDKAVHLMMHHMDHIDSKLNLDEDSASDDLHAVFSHLALAKKKPRTAR, from the coding sequence ATGAACGAACAGTTGCAGCCCCTAAAGAAGCCGACACGAAGCGGCAAGGCCCGAACAGGGACACAGGACGACATCGTTTACGCCCATATTTTCGACGCTATCCTCGAACAGCGCCTGGCGCCGGGCACCAAGCTCAGCGAAGAAGCGCTGGGCGAAATCTTCGGCGTGAGTCGGACCATCATTCGTCGTGCGCTGTCGCGGCTGGCTCATGAAGGCGTGGTGCTGCTGCGTCCGAACCGCGGGGCAGTGGTGGCGAGCCCCAGCGTCGAGGAAGCCCGGCAGATTTTCTTTGCCCGTCGAATGGTGGAGCGCGCCATCACCGAACTGGCGGTTCAGCACGCCAGCAGCGAGCAACTGTCGGAGCTGCGCAAGATGGTGGCTGACGAGCAGGACTGCTTCGCACGGGGTGATCGAGGCGCCGGTATCCGTCTGTCCGGTGAGTTTCATCTCAAGCTGGCCGAGGCGGCGAAGAATGCACCGCTGGTCAGCTTCCAGCGCAGCCTGGTCTCCCAGACCTCGCTGATCATTGCCCAATATGAAAGCGGCAACCGCTCGCACTGCTCTTTCGACGAACACAATCAACTGATCGATGCCATTGCCGCACGCGACAGCGACAAGGCCGTGCATCTTATGATGCATCACATGGATCACATCGACAGCAAGCTCAACCTCGACGAAGACAGCGCCTCGGACGATCTGCACGCTGTCTTTTCGCACTTGGCTCTGGCAAAGAAAAAGCCACGCACAGCTCGCTAA
- a CDS encoding NCS2 family permease has product METTKQEQQTLGLQPKNAGLLDRFFKLSAHRTSIKTELLAGLTTFVTMAYIIFVNPNIMADAGVDHGAAFVATCIGAALGCFLMGLYANWPVGLAPGMGLNAFFTYTVVGEMGYSWQIALGAVFLSGILFMIMSLSRLREWLLNSIPMSLRFAMGAGVGLFLGLIGLKTAGIVIDSPATLLTMGSFGEPTALLAAICFLMIAVLSHRNVFGAILLSMLVVTGIGWAMGLVEYNGLVSLPPSLAPTWLAMDIAGALNVTMVSVILAFLFVNMFDTAGTLMGVAHRANLVDEDGKIQNLSRALKADSTSSVVGAFVGCPPVTSYVESASGVAAGGRTGLTAVTVGALFLIAMFFAPLAGMIPAYATAGALIYVAMLMMSGLAHIDWKDHTDTIPAIVTVVMMPLTFSIANGIALGFLTYATLKLLTGQRDKVSVSLYVLCVIFIAKFAFL; this is encoded by the coding sequence GTGGAAACCACTAAGCAGGAACAGCAGACCCTTGGGCTGCAACCAAAGAACGCGGGTTTGCTCGACCGATTCTTCAAGCTCAGCGCGCATCGCACCAGCATCAAGACCGAGCTGCTTGCCGGCCTGACGACCTTCGTCACCATGGCCTACATCATCTTCGTCAACCCTAACATCATGGCCGATGCGGGCGTCGACCACGGCGCGGCGTTCGTCGCAACGTGCATCGGTGCAGCCTTGGGCTGCTTCCTCATGGGCTTGTATGCCAATTGGCCGGTGGGCCTGGCGCCGGGCATGGGCCTCAACGCGTTCTTCACCTATACGGTGGTCGGCGAGATGGGCTACAGCTGGCAGATCGCGCTGGGTGCGGTGTTTCTGTCCGGCATCCTGTTCATGATCATGAGCCTGTCGCGCCTGCGTGAATGGCTGCTCAACAGCATTCCGATGAGCCTGCGCTTCGCCATGGGCGCCGGGGTCGGATTGTTCCTCGGGCTGATCGGCTTGAAGACCGCAGGTATCGTCATCGACAGTCCGGCCACTCTGCTGACCATGGGCTCATTCGGCGAACCCACCGCTCTGCTGGCGGCGATCTGCTTCCTGATGATCGCCGTACTCAGCCATCGCAACGTCTTCGGTGCCATCCTGCTGAGCATGCTGGTGGTCACCGGCATTGGCTGGGCGATGGGGCTTGTCGAGTACAACGGCCTGGTCTCGCTGCCGCCGAGCCTGGCGCCGACCTGGCTGGCCATGGACATCGCCGGCGCGCTCAACGTGACTATGGTCAGCGTGATCCTGGCGTTCCTGTTCGTGAATATGTTCGACACCGCTGGCACCCTGATGGGCGTGGCGCACCGCGCCAATCTGGTCGACGAAGACGGCAAGATCCAGAACCTGTCACGCGCGCTGAAAGCCGACAGTACCTCCAGCGTGGTCGGCGCCTTTGTCGGCTGCCCTCCGGTGACCAGCTACGTGGAAAGCGCTTCGGGCGTCGCCGCGGGCGGGCGCACCGGTCTGACTGCCGTGACCGTCGGCGCGCTGTTCCTGATCGCGATGTTCTTCGCGCCGCTGGCCGGGATGATCCCTGCGTATGCCACTGCAGGTGCGCTGATCTATGTCGCCATGTTGATGATGAGCGGTCTGGCGCATATCGACTGGAAGGATCACACCGATACCATCCCGGCGATCGTGACCGTGGTGATGATGCCGCTGACCTTCTCCATCGCCAACGGCATTGCGCTGGGCTTTCTTACCTACGCAACATTGAAGCTACTCACGGGTCAGCGCGATAAGGTGTCGGTTAGCCTCTATGTGTTGTGCGTGATCTTCATTGCCAAGTTCGCCTTCCTTTAA
- a CDS encoding LysE family translocator produces MSLETWLLFASAALVVILIPGPLSLLMISNSLNYGLRRSWPAFVGGVSASICLLSASALGLGALLLASEQVFSLLKIVGALYLFYLAWQSWQESRRPQSGPSVTTSEVSPRFRQLFWRAFGLGASNPKDILFFAAFLPQFLSADRPFMPQLLVMILTWAVLDLCCKLAYGLGAHGAARYLRAGKGQVWFNRISAALFGGAGAVSLVSR; encoded by the coding sequence ATGAGCCTGGAGACCTGGTTGTTATTCGCGAGCGCGGCATTGGTGGTGATTCTGATCCCCGGCCCGCTTTCGCTATTGATGATCAGCAACAGCCTCAACTACGGGCTGCGACGCTCCTGGCCAGCATTCGTCGGTGGCGTCAGTGCCTCGATCTGCCTGCTCAGCGCTTCCGCCCTCGGGCTAGGCGCGCTACTGCTGGCCTCGGAGCAGGTATTCAGTCTGCTAAAGATCGTCGGCGCTCTCTATTTGTTTTATCTCGCCTGGCAGAGCTGGCAGGAGTCCCGGCGCCCACAAAGCGGCCCCAGTGTAACCACCAGTGAGGTGAGTCCGCGATTTCGCCAGCTGTTCTGGCGTGCGTTCGGCCTGGGTGCAAGCAATCCCAAGGACATTCTTTTCTTCGCTGCCTTTCTGCCGCAGTTTCTTAGCGCTGACCGGCCCTTCATGCCGCAACTACTGGTGATGATCCTGACCTGGGCAGTGTTGGATCTGTGCTGCAAACTGGCCTATGGGTTGGGCGCCCATGGCGCGGCGCGTTACCTGCGCGCGGGTAAGGGACAGGTTTGGTTCAATCGCATCAGCGCGGCGCTGTTTGGGGGCGCGGGGGCGGTTTCGTTGGTGAGTCGGTGA
- the uraH gene encoding hydroxyisourate hydrolase: MGRLTTHVLDAAHGCPGSDISIELYRVEGEHLELITTRRTNADGRCDSPLLEGDDYRSGVYQLQFSAGDYYRRRGVQLPEPAFLDVVVLRFGISAEQDHYHVPLLISPYSYSTYRGS, encoded by the coding sequence ATGGGACGTTTGACTACTCATGTACTGGATGCAGCCCACGGTTGCCCGGGCAGCGACATCAGCATCGAACTCTATCGGGTCGAAGGCGAACACCTCGAACTGATCACGACCCGGCGGACCAATGCTGACGGCCGTTGCGACTCACCCTTGCTGGAGGGCGACGACTACCGCTCCGGTGTTTACCAGTTGCAGTTCTCCGCTGGGGACTACTATCGCCGGCGTGGCGTTCAGCTGCCCGAGCCTGCGTTTCTGGATGTGGTCGTGCTGCGCTTCGGCATCAGCGCCGAGCAGGATCATTACCACGTGCCGCTATTGATTTCGCCTTACAGCTATTCCACCTACCGCGGTAGCTGA
- the puuE gene encoding allantoinase PuuE: MSADYSRDLIGYAENPPHPQWPGNARIALSFVLNYEEGGERCVLHGDKESEAFLSEMVSAQPLQDARNMSMESLYEYGSRAGVWRLLKLFRKHDIPLTIFAVAMAAQRHPDVIKAMVADGHEICSHGYRWIDYQYMDEEQEREHMLEAIRILTDIAGERPLGWYTGRTGPNTRRLVREEGGFLYDSDTYDDDLPYWDPESTPDKPHLVIPYTLDTNDMRFTQVQGFNKGDDFYEYLKDAFDVLYAEGTEGAPKMLSIGMHCRLLGRPARLAALQRFIEYAKGHEQVWFARRVDIARHWHSTHPLTAERSV, from the coding sequence GTGAGCGCCGACTACTCTCGTGACCTCATCGGCTACGCCGAGAATCCACCCCATCCGCAATGGCCGGGCAATGCCCGCATCGCATTGTCCTTCGTGCTCAACTACGAAGAAGGCGGCGAGCGCTGTGTGCTGCACGGTGACAAGGAATCCGAAGCCTTTCTCTCCGAGATGGTTTCAGCCCAGCCGTTGCAGGACGCACGCAACATGAGCATGGAATCGCTCTACGAGTACGGTAGCCGCGCTGGCGTATGGCGCCTGCTCAAGCTATTCCGCAAACATGACATACCGCTGACCATCTTCGCCGTGGCAATGGCCGCGCAACGTCATCCAGACGTCATCAAGGCGATGGTGGCCGACGGTCACGAGATCTGCAGCCACGGCTATCGCTGGATCGACTATCAGTACATGGACGAGGAGCAGGAGCGCGAGCATATGCTCGAGGCCATCCGCATCCTCACCGATATCGCCGGCGAACGCCCGCTGGGCTGGTACACCGGCCGCACCGGGCCGAACACCCGTCGCCTGGTGCGCGAAGAAGGTGGGTTCCTCTACGACTCCGATACATACGACGACGACCTGCCCTACTGGGACCCGGAATCGACACCGGACAAGCCACACCTGGTGATCCCTTACACCCTGGACACCAACGACATGCGCTTCACCCAGGTCCAGGGCTTCAACAAAGGTGACGACTTCTACGAGTACCTCAAGGACGCTTTCGACGTGCTATACGCTGAAGGCACGGAGGGCGCGCCGAAAATGCTGTCCATCGGCATGCACTGCCGCCTACTGGGCCGCCCTGCACGTCTGGCCGCGCTGCAGCGATTCATCGAATATGCCAAGGGCCACGAGCAAGTATGGTTCGCTCGTCGTGTCGACATTGCCCGTCACTGGCACTCGACCCACCCTCTTACTGCGGAGCGCAGCGTATGA
- the uraD gene encoding 2-oxo-4-hydroxy-4-carboxy-5-ureidoimidazoline decarboxylase, with product MTPFKTIKPSTLDRDAFVAAFADVYEHSPWVADTVYQAGVDETLDYVEVMHTRMSQAMLSAPHDTQLALVNAHPDLAGKAAVRGELTASSTAEQAGAGIHECTPEEFARFTELNDAYKDKFGFIFIMAVKGSNRHQILAAFEERMHNSQDQEFARALAEINKIALFRLQAM from the coding sequence ATGACGCCGTTCAAGACCATCAAGCCCTCCACCCTCGACCGCGACGCTTTCGTTGCCGCTTTCGCCGACGTGTACGAGCATTCGCCCTGGGTCGCCGACACGGTTTACCAGGCCGGTGTAGACGAGACGCTGGATTATGTGGAAGTGATGCACACCCGCATGTCACAGGCGATGCTGTCGGCCCCTCACGACACCCAGCTTGCCCTGGTCAACGCCCACCCGGACCTGGCTGGCAAGGCCGCCGTGCGTGGCGAACTGACCGCATCAAGCACGGCTGAGCAGGCTGGTGCCGGCATTCATGAATGCACACCTGAAGAGTTCGCCCGGTTCACCGAGCTGAACGACGCCTACAAAGACAAGTTCGGCTTCATCTTCATCATGGCCGTCAAGGGCAGTAACCGGCACCAGATCCTGGCGGCTTTCGAAGAGCGCATGCACAACTCGCAGGACCAGGAATTTGCCCGCGCCCTGGCCGAAATCAACAAAATCGCCCTGTTCCGTCTGCAGGCGATGTAA